One genomic region from Desulfuromonas sp. TF encodes:
- the aroF gene encoding 3-deoxy-7-phosphoheptulonate synthase produces the protein MLIVMHHGATAAQILAVEEAVEAMGLRAEPIPGSERTAIGVLGNQGYVDDTTIRELPGVREVIHVSKPYKLVSRDFHPAPTVVEAGGVLVGEGLPPVIMAGPCSIESEAQMLASARLVKAAGAHILRGGAFKPRTGPHTFQGLGVEGLKYLRSAGDETGMPVVTEVMRIGQLEDVCRYADILQIGARNMQNFDLLKEVGKTGHPVLLKRGMSATIEEFLSAAEYILAEGNERVILCERGIRTFERATRNTLDLSVATLIRELSHLPIIVDPSHATGKRSLVPVMSKAALVAGAHGLMIEVHPEPEKALCDGAQSLNGEGFTGLMNDLRGLMKYLGY, from the coding sequence ATGCTTATCGTAATGCATCATGGCGCCACGGCCGCCCAGATCCTTGCCGTCGAGGAGGCCGTCGAGGCCATGGGGCTGCGCGCCGAGCCGATCCCCGGCAGTGAACGGACGGCCATCGGGGTGCTGGGCAACCAGGGATATGTGGACGATACCACCATCCGCGAACTTCCCGGGGTTCGCGAGGTCATCCACGTGAGCAAACCGTACAAGCTGGTATCCCGGGACTTCCATCCGGCCCCTACGGTGGTGGAAGCAGGCGGCGTGCTTGTAGGTGAGGGGCTGCCTCCGGTGATCATGGCGGGACCCTGCTCCATCGAGAGCGAAGCGCAGATGCTTGCCTCCGCCCGTCTGGTCAAGGCGGCCGGGGCGCATATCCTGCGCGGCGGAGCATTCAAGCCCAGAACCGGGCCCCATACCTTTCAGGGGCTGGGAGTGGAAGGGCTGAAATATCTACGGAGTGCCGGGGACGAAACGGGGATGCCGGTGGTTACGGAAGTGATGCGCATCGGGCAGTTGGAGGACGTCTGCCGGTATGCCGACATTCTGCAGATCGGCGCCCGCAACATGCAGAATTTCGATCTTCTCAAGGAGGTCGGAAAAACCGGCCATCCTGTTCTGCTCAAGCGGGGGATGAGCGCCACCATCGAGGAATTCCTGTCCGCCGCCGAATACATCCTCGCCGAGGGGAACGAGCGGGTGATCCTCTGCGAACGAGGTATCCGCACCTTCGAACGGGCCACTCGGAATACCCTCGATCTTTCGGTGGCCACGCTCATCCGCGAGCTATCCCACCTGCCGATCATCGTCGATCCCAGTCACGCCACCGGCAAGCGCTCCCTCGTCCCGGTCATGTCCAAGGCCGCCCTTGTAGCCGGGGCTCACGGACTGATGATCGAAGTGCACCCGGAGCCGGAGAAAGCCCTCTGCGACGGAGCCCAGAGCCTCAATGGAGAAGGATTCACCGGGCTGATGAACGACCTGCGCGGCCTGATGAAGTATCTGGGATACTGA
- a CDS encoding metallophosphoesterase: MNQTTPEDAMKGISRRRFLLGGGLTLGGLVLGDAVYREPRAFQVEEVSLPLAKVPPGRELRIVHISDLHIRNFHGYYKDVANAIASLSPEVILLTGDYLERNRSIRNVLKFLKMLKAPQGIFAVQGNWEYWARVEGENLRRHFAGVGVTLLLNRRHDLTLQGVPVSILGLDYPSATDNLLLLQRRADPSRLNLLLSHVPAFAHESLNDRVDLILCGHTHGGQVRLPFVPPFYLPRFSGRFVGGLYQVGVSGTPLYVTRGVGTSLLPVRFLCRPEITIFRLHAAQ, encoded by the coding sequence ATGAACCAAACGACACCCGAAGATGCGATGAAAGGAATTTCCCGCCGCCGTTTTCTCCTGGGAGGAGGGCTCACTCTGGGGGGACTGGTTCTGGGAGATGCCGTTTACCGGGAACCGCGCGCCTTTCAGGTGGAGGAAGTTTCGCTTCCTCTGGCCAAAGTGCCGCCCGGACGCGAACTGCGCATCGTCCACATCTCGGATCTTCATATCCGGAATTTTCACGGCTATTACAAGGATGTGGCCAACGCCATCGCTTCCCTGTCGCCCGAGGTTATCCTTTTGACCGGCGACTACCTGGAGCGCAACCGGAGCATCCGGAACGTCCTGAAATTCCTGAAAATGCTGAAAGCGCCGCAGGGGATTTTCGCCGTCCAGGGCAACTGGGAATACTGGGCCCGGGTGGAAGGGGAAAATCTGCGCCGGCACTTCGCAGGGGTCGGAGTCACTCTCCTCCTGAACCGCCGCCATGACCTGACGCTGCAGGGGGTTCCCGTCTCCATTCTGGGACTAGATTATCCCTCCGCCACCGACAATCTTCTTCTTCTGCAGCGGCGTGCCGATCCTTCCCGCCTCAACCTGCTTCTCTCCCATGTTCCGGCCTTCGCCCATGAGAGCCTGAACGACCGGGTCGATCTCATCCTGTGCGGCCATACCCACGGCGGACAGGTGCGCCTTCCCTTCGTCCCCCCCTTCTATCTTCCCCGCTTCTCAGGACGCTTCGTAGGCGGCCTCTACCAGGTGGGAGTGAGCGGCACCCCCCTGTATGTCACCCGCGGGGTGGGGACCAGCCTCCTGCCCGTACGCTTTCTGTGCCGACCGGAGATCACTATTTTCCGGTTGCATGCGGCGCAATAG
- a CDS encoding FprA family A-type flavoprotein — protein sequence MSNTVEICSNVHYVGVRHPDLTVFDELFPTRRGTTYNSYLVLGKEKIALIDTVKESFSEEFLDKVSSIVPLEKIDLVVINHAEPDHSGALGRLLEKNPDLTVCCSRPGEKFLGELYERPLKTRVVSEGEEIDLGGKTLRFILAPFLHWPDTMFTYLPEDAILFSCDAFGAHYCGNGLFNDEVGAFSAEFAFYFDAIMRPFKDKIRDAVAKLEGLDLSMICPSHGPVLRKNPQGAVESYSAWAAAPADGTPRALLVVLSPHGNTRSMGDAIREGLESRGVKVVTKSLVNTPDEEIRDELERIDLLLVGSPTINRDAPPPVWRALSLLSSVTPRGKLGAVFGSYGWSGEGVKLVEERLKGLKYDLPVSGLCFRFKPTAEDIQACREFGAAAADALLAKG from the coding sequence ATGTCGAATACGGTCGAGATTTGCAGCAATGTTCATTATGTGGGAGTCCGGCACCCCGACCTCACTGTCTTTGATGAACTCTTTCCCACCCGTCGCGGAACAACCTACAATTCATACCTGGTTCTGGGGAAAGAGAAAATCGCCCTGATCGACACGGTCAAGGAGAGCTTCAGCGAAGAATTCCTGGACAAGGTCAGCAGCATCGTTCCCCTGGAAAAGATTGATCTGGTGGTTATCAATCACGCCGAGCCCGACCATTCCGGGGCTTTGGGACGACTGCTGGAGAAGAATCCGGATTTGACCGTCTGCTGCAGCCGGCCGGGGGAAAAGTTTCTCGGGGAGCTTTATGAGAGGCCCCTCAAGACCCGTGTCGTGAGTGAAGGCGAAGAGATCGACCTGGGCGGCAAGACCCTGCGCTTCATCCTGGCCCCCTTTCTCCACTGGCCCGATACCATGTTCACCTATCTGCCCGAAGACGCAATTCTCTTCTCCTGCGACGCCTTCGGGGCCCATTACTGCGGCAACGGCCTATTCAACGACGAAGTCGGAGCCTTTTCGGCCGAATTCGCCTTCTATTTCGACGCCATCATGCGCCCCTTCAAGGATAAGATCCGCGACGCGGTGGCCAAGCTCGAAGGACTCGACCTGTCCATGATCTGTCCTTCACATGGCCCGGTGCTTCGGAAAAATCCCCAGGGGGCCGTCGAAAGTTATTCCGCCTGGGCGGCCGCTCCGGCGGACGGCACTCCCCGGGCGCTCTTGGTGGTCCTCTCGCCCCACGGCAATACACGGAGCATGGGGGATGCGATCCGGGAAGGGCTGGAGAGCAGGGGGGTCAAAGTGGTGACCAAGAGCCTGGTCAACACCCCGGATGAGGAAATCCGTGATGAACTGGAGCGGATTGATCTGCTTCTGGTCGGCTCGCCGACCATCAATCGGGACGCGCCGCCGCCGGTCTGGCGGGCTCTGTCCCTTCTCTCATCGGTGACTCCGCGGGGGAAACTGGGTGCGGTATTCGGATCCTACGGCTGGAGCGGAGAAGGGGTCAAGCTGGTTGAGGAACGTCTCAAGGGGCTCAAGTACGATCTGCCGGTCTCCGGACTCTGCTTCCGGTTCAAGCCTACGGCCGAGGACATCCAGGCGTGCCGTGAATTCGGAGCCGCGGCGGCCGATGCCCTGCTCGCGAAAGGATGA
- the priA gene encoding primosomal protein N', whose protein sequence is MILVATVAVAAPLDKTLSYILPETLQTKARVGMRLRVPLGRRSVVGYLLELAPGAGDGLKAVLEILDEAPLFPAELIPFFVRAAEYYRHPLGEVIRAALPAGLSGRGSEVNILRDKVYTPTGIEGKPPGARQLEILAMIRDSGRVSLTELRERFGTPHSPLKRLVELGFLKEGEEERRRDPFLDQPVPAYESVEPTNEQAEALERVGKALTAGGFAPFLLHGITGSGKTEIYLRTIAEVLALGRRALVLVPEIALTPQLVSRFRARFTEVSIAVLHSGLSDGERYDAWRAILRGEVAIVIGARSAVFAPIRELGIIIVDEEHESSYKQGEGFRYHGRDLALLRGQMAGAAVLLGSATPSLTTFHRARQGQTGYLPLTRRALARPLPEVTLVDLTAGRPEGSLSESLASALRENLEREEQSLLLLNRRGFAPFLLCSDCGRTFRCPNCEITLTYHQGRRQLRCHYCDYAETPPEICPQCRGGNIEPEGAGTERLEEELAQLFPAARIARMDRDTTTRKGAHQRLMERMMRRDVDVLVGTQMVAKGHDFPGVTLVGVVGADSTLNFPDFRSAERTFALLAQVAGRAGRGAKPGRVFIQTYAPDHYALVCAAAHDYGRFYEQEIVCREELDYPPFGFLVNLVLSGNDPQRVSRGADALAEGLLRDAGTAEVLGPAPCPLARLRGKSRMQILLKASSRAPLRRLLSRLPDLERKIPAGVRLAVDVDPVDML, encoded by the coding sequence ATGATCCTGGTCGCGACGGTGGCGGTAGCTGCCCCCCTCGATAAAACCCTCTCCTACATTCTGCCGGAGACTCTGCAAACCAAGGCGCGCGTGGGAATGCGGCTGCGCGTCCCCCTCGGGCGCCGCAGCGTCGTCGGCTACCTCCTCGAGCTGGCGCCTGGAGCCGGCGACGGGCTCAAGGCCGTTCTCGAAATCCTTGACGAGGCCCCCCTTTTTCCCGCAGAACTGATCCCTTTTTTTGTCCGCGCAGCCGAATACTACCGCCATCCCCTGGGTGAAGTGATTCGCGCCGCGCTTCCGGCAGGCCTCTCCGGTCGGGGGAGCGAAGTAAACATCCTCCGCGACAAGGTCTATACGCCGACGGGGATCGAAGGTAAGCCCCCGGGAGCCAGACAGCTGGAGATCCTTGCCATGATTCGGGACAGTGGCCGGGTTTCCCTGACCGAATTGCGGGAGCGCTTCGGCACTCCCCATTCCCCTCTGAAGAGGCTGGTGGAGCTTGGTTTCCTCAAGGAAGGCGAGGAGGAGCGCCGACGCGATCCTTTTCTCGATCAGCCGGTGCCCGCCTATGAGTCCGTGGAGCCGACGAACGAGCAGGCCGAAGCCCTGGAGCGGGTTGGAAAGGCCCTGACGGCCGGCGGCTTCGCCCCTTTTCTTCTCCACGGAATCACGGGGAGCGGCAAAACGGAAATTTATCTGCGCACCATTGCCGAAGTTTTGGCATTGGGGCGCCGGGCTCTGGTGCTTGTTCCGGAAATCGCTCTGACACCCCAGCTGGTCAGTCGTTTCCGGGCCCGCTTTACGGAGGTTTCCATTGCCGTTCTCCATTCCGGACTCTCCGACGGAGAGCGCTACGATGCGTGGCGGGCCATTTTGCGGGGAGAGGTCGCTATCGTCATCGGCGCCCGCTCCGCTGTTTTCGCGCCAATCAGGGAACTGGGAATCATTATTGTCGATGAGGAGCATGAGTCCAGCTACAAGCAGGGCGAGGGGTTCCGCTATCACGGCCGGGATTTGGCACTGCTGCGTGGTCAGATGGCCGGAGCGGCAGTCCTTCTCGGCAGCGCAACCCCGTCATTGACGACCTTTCACCGGGCCCGCCAAGGGCAGACGGGCTACCTGCCGCTCACCCGCCGGGCACTCGCGCGTCCTCTCCCCGAGGTCACCCTGGTCGATCTCACCGCGGGTCGGCCCGAGGGGTCTCTATCGGAGTCTCTGGCCTCGGCTCTGCGGGAGAACCTGGAGCGGGAGGAACAGTCCTTGCTTCTTCTCAACCGGCGGGGTTTTGCTCCTTTTCTCCTCTGTTCGGACTGCGGCCGAACCTTCCGCTGCCCCAACTGTGAGATCACTCTGACCTATCATCAGGGGCGGCGCCAGCTGCGGTGCCACTATTGCGACTACGCCGAGACCCCGCCCGAAATCTGCCCTCAGTGCCGGGGAGGGAACATCGAGCCGGAAGGGGCCGGGACCGAGCGTCTCGAGGAGGAGCTGGCCCAGTTGTTTCCGGCCGCTCGAATTGCCCGCATGGACCGCGACACCACGACCCGCAAGGGGGCCCACCAGCGGTTGATGGAACGGATGATGCGCAGGGATGTGGATGTTCTGGTCGGAACCCAGATGGTCGCCAAAGGGCACGATTTTCCCGGAGTCACCCTCGTCGGCGTGGTCGGGGCCGACTCCACCCTCAATTTTCCCGATTTCCGCAGCGCCGAAAGGACGTTTGCCCTTCTCGCCCAGGTGGCGGGACGGGCCGGCCGCGGGGCGAAGCCGGGCCGGGTATTCATTCAGACCTACGCTCCCGACCACTACGCCCTGGTTTGCGCCGCCGCTCACGACTATGGGAGGTTCTATGAACAGGAGATCGTCTGCCGCGAGGAGCTTGACTATCCTCCTTTCGGCTTTCTGGTCAACCTGGTTCTTTCGGGGAACGATCCGCAGCGGGTAAGCCGGGGGGCGGATGCTCTGGCCGAAGGTCTGCTGCGCGATGCGGGGACAGCCGAGGTGCTCGGACCGGCTCCATGCCCCTTGGCCCGGCTGAGGGGGAAAAGCCGGATGCAGATTCTGCTCAAAGCTTCTTCCCGCGCTCCCTTGCGCCGGCTGCTCAGCCGCTTGCCTGATCTGGAGAGGAAGATTCCCGCCGGCGTGCGGCTGGCGGTCGATGTCGACCCGGTGGACATGCTTTAA
- a CDS encoding murein transglycosylase A has translation MRKSFRFLLLFLIVFAGCARQPAPVAPPPERVEPLEAVSWADIEGWTQDDPAEAFQAFLRSCRPLRFRPQWQQVCAEAATLEPGDVDAVRDFFESRFTPHRVRNPDGSDTGTITGYYVPDLDGSRKRSKRYAYPLYALPDDLLVIDLADLYPELGKYRLRGRVEGRRVVPYWSRNEIDGGDPPIKGKELFWVEDPVELFFLHIQGSGRINLADGQQIMVSYADQNGHPYRSIGKYLLDRGEMTRDQMSMQNIQAWARKNPDKVDRLLGENPSYIFFREVPDAVDGPPGALGVPLTSQRSLAVDPRTIPLGAPVFLSTTWPNSTDPLRRLMIAQDTGGAIKGAVRGDFFWGAGDGAGELAGRMKQQGRMWVLLPITEKTAAN, from the coding sequence ATGAGAAAGTCTTTCAGGTTTCTTCTTCTATTTCTGATCGTTTTTGCGGGATGCGCCCGCCAGCCCGCACCCGTTGCGCCTCCGCCGGAGAGGGTGGAGCCTCTGGAGGCGGTTTCCTGGGCCGACATCGAGGGGTGGACGCAGGATGATCCGGCAGAGGCTTTTCAGGCCTTTTTGCGCAGCTGCCGGCCCCTTCGCTTCCGCCCGCAGTGGCAGCAGGTCTGCGCCGAGGCGGCGACTCTCGAACCGGGTGACGTCGACGCGGTGCGCGATTTTTTCGAGAGCCGCTTCACACCGCACCGCGTGCGCAATCCCGACGGCAGCGACACGGGAACCATCACCGGATATTATGTGCCCGATCTCGACGGCAGTCGGAAACGGTCGAAGCGCTATGCCTATCCCCTCTATGCTCTGCCGGACGATCTGCTGGTCATCGATCTGGCCGACCTGTATCCGGAACTGGGGAAATACCGGCTGAGGGGACGGGTGGAAGGAAGAAGGGTCGTTCCCTACTGGAGCCGCAACGAAATCGACGGAGGAGATCCCCCCATCAAGGGGAAGGAACTATTCTGGGTGGAGGACCCGGTCGAACTCTTTTTCCTCCACATTCAGGGCTCCGGCCGGATCAATCTGGCGGATGGCCAACAGATCATGGTGAGCTACGCCGACCAGAACGGCCACCCCTATCGTTCCATCGGCAAATACCTTCTTGACCGGGGAGAGATGACCCGCGACCAGATGTCGATGCAGAACATCCAGGCCTGGGCCCGCAAAAATCCGGATAAAGTCGACCGCCTGCTCGGGGAAAATCCCAGCTATATTTTCTTCCGGGAAGTTCCGGATGCCGTCGACGGTCCGCCGGGAGCGCTCGGGGTGCCGCTGACCTCCCAGCGCAGCCTCGCGGTGGACCCCCGCACCATTCCCCTGGGCGCCCCGGTCTTTCTGTCCACAACCTGGCCGAACAGCACAGACCCCCTGCGGCGGCTGATGATTGCCCAGGATACCGGGGGAGCCATCAAGGGGGCAGTGCGTGGCGATTTCTTCTGGGGGGCGGGAGACGGAGCGGGGGAGCTGGCAGGACGGATGAAACAGCAGGGCCGGATGTGGGTCCTTCTCCCCATTACCGAAAAGACGGCGGCCAATTAG
- a CDS encoding C-GCAxxG-C-C family protein, translating to MLARLFPISRNKSNPDESVRDCAGRLFASGLNCAQAVLQSTAGVNDPDLMAMAKAFGGGIGNSKCLCGAISGGVMALGLKGKGGKSGELVELFKKQHKVTCCSALSRHYKWKSREHLANCRKLTEDTAEMVEKLLR from the coding sequence ATGCTCGCTCGACTCTTCCCAATCTCCAGAAACAAATCGAATCCCGATGAAAGCGTCCGGGACTGTGCCGGCCGCCTCTTCGCCTCCGGCCTGAACTGCGCCCAGGCGGTGCTTCAGTCCACCGCCGGGGTGAACGATCCCGACCTGATGGCCATGGCCAAGGCCTTCGGAGGAGGAATCGGCAACAGCAAATGCCTGTGCGGGGCCATATCCGGCGGAGTCATGGCTTTGGGGCTGAAGGGAAAGGGAGGAAAGTCGGGAGAGCTTGTTGAGCTTTTCAAGAAGCAGCACAAGGTGACCTGCTGTTCAGCCCTCTCCCGGCATTATAAATGGAAAAGCAGGGAGCACCTGGCGAACTGCCGGAAACTGACCGAGGATACGGCGGAGATGGTGGAGAAGCTTCTACGTTGA